From one Dermacentor silvarum isolate Dsil-2018 chromosome 3, BIME_Dsil_1.4, whole genome shotgun sequence genomic stretch:
- the LOC119444400 gene encoding glycine-rich protein-like produces the protein MNALSIAVVLCAVIATAMAGNVGLASGLGSGLGSGLGSSLAYGGYGLGYGLGGGYGVGGVGIGSSVALVNGGPAFAKAVAGPAFLVRTVHHVNKLHGGGAVVAHSGLGSGYGVGYGGYGGYGGYGYGGYGYKG, from the exons ATGAACGCACTG AGCATCGCCGTCGTCCTCTGCGCCGTCATCGCCACCGCCATGGCTGGTAATGTTGGCCTTGCCTCCGGTCTAGGCTCTGGTCTCGGCTCCGGTCTCGGCTCCAGTCTCGCCTACGGAGGCTATGGTCTCGGCTATGGGCTCGGCGGTGGTTacggcgtcggcggcgtcggcATCGGCAGCAGCGTCGCTCTCGTTAACGGTGGCCCTGCCTTTGCCAAGGCCGTGGCTGGACCAGCCTTCCTCGTGAGGACGGTGCACCACGTCAACAAGCTGCATGGCGGAGGCGCCGTGGTCGCTCACTCTGGCCTCGGAAGCGGATACGGAGTCGGCTACGGTGGCTACGGAGGATACGGTGGATACGGCTATGGCGGCTATGGCTACAAGGGCTAA